One region of Streptomyces rishiriensis genomic DNA includes:
- a CDS encoding protealysin inhibitor emfourin → MRIQVSRTGGFAGIERRAEVDTSGRPDAHEWHTLAERAVAAGRGTPSVGVPDGFSYEITVDGRTVYAADPRLTEEQRKLISRVLKEGA, encoded by the coding sequence ATGCGTATTCAGGTCAGTCGCACGGGCGGGTTCGCGGGCATCGAGCGCCGTGCCGAGGTGGACACCTCGGGGCGGCCCGACGCCCATGAGTGGCACACCCTGGCCGAGCGGGCGGTCGCCGCCGGCCGGGGCACGCCTTCGGTCGGCGTGCCCGATGGCTTCAGCTACGAGATCACCGTGGACGGCAGGACGGTGTACGCGGCCGATCCCCGGCTCACGGAGGAGCAGCGGAAGCTGATCTCACGGGTGCTGAAAGAGGGGGCCTGA
- a CDS encoding GH1 family beta-glucosidase: MANDPRDAANPMPRFPADFLWGVSTSAHQIEGAAELREPSVWDTFTARPGSVKDGSTATVACDHYHRYPEDVALLSGLGVNAYRFSISWPRVNSPGGLDFYDRLVDELCAAGVRPVPTLFHWDLPDRLDWLERDTAGLFAEYTSVVAGRLGDRVQKWITVNEPAEHTLLGHALGTHAPGRKLLFDALPAAHHQLLGHGLAVQALRAAGVTDIGIANSHGPTWPASREPADLEAAAFYDVLLNRLFAEPVLLGEYPEGLGELLPGDVQADLKVISEPLDWYGINYYAPTKVGAPQGTEIEFGGISMPAELPFSVQQIEDVPVTDFGWPVVPEGLTELLTTFRDRYGDRLPPIVITENGCSYPGVDDQERVAYLDGHLRALHRAMEAGVDVRGYFVWSLLDNFEWAEGYERRFGLVHVDFETLARTPKASYAWLRDVLRAQG, encoded by the coding sequence ATGGCGAACGATCCGCGCGACGCGGCGAACCCGATGCCCCGGTTCCCGGCAGACTTCCTGTGGGGCGTGTCCACCTCCGCGCATCAGATCGAGGGTGCGGCTGAGCTGCGCGAGCCCTCGGTCTGGGACACCTTCACCGCCCGGCCGGGATCGGTGAAGGACGGTTCCACGGCGACGGTGGCCTGCGACCACTACCACCGCTACCCCGAGGACGTGGCGCTTCTGTCGGGCCTGGGCGTGAACGCCTACCGCTTCTCCATCTCGTGGCCGAGGGTGAACTCGCCCGGCGGCCTCGACTTCTACGACCGGCTCGTCGACGAGCTGTGCGCGGCCGGAGTACGCCCGGTCCCCACCCTCTTCCACTGGGACCTGCCGGACCGGCTCGACTGGCTGGAACGGGACACCGCCGGCCTTTTCGCCGAGTACACGTCGGTGGTCGCCGGACGCCTCGGTGACCGTGTGCAGAAGTGGATCACCGTCAACGAGCCCGCCGAGCACACCCTGCTGGGGCACGCCCTCGGCACCCACGCGCCCGGCAGGAAGCTCCTGTTCGACGCGCTCCCGGCCGCCCACCACCAGTTGCTGGGACACGGCCTCGCCGTCCAGGCGCTGCGCGCGGCAGGCGTCACGGACATCGGCATCGCCAACTCGCACGGCCCGACCTGGCCGGCCTCCCGGGAACCCGCCGACCTGGAGGCGGCCGCCTTCTACGACGTCCTGCTGAACCGGCTGTTCGCGGAGCCCGTGCTGCTCGGCGAATATCCGGAGGGACTCGGCGAGTTGTTGCCGGGGGACGTCCAGGCCGACCTCAAGGTGATCTCGGAGCCGCTCGACTGGTACGGGATCAACTACTACGCCCCGACGAAGGTGGGCGCCCCGCAGGGCACGGAGATCGAGTTCGGCGGCATCAGCATGCCTGCCGAACTCCCCTTCTCGGTCCAGCAGATCGAGGACGTCCCGGTGACGGACTTCGGCTGGCCGGTCGTCCCCGAGGGCCTGACGGAACTCCTCACGACCTTCCGCGACCGTTACGGCGACCGGCTGCCCCCGATCGTCATCACGGAGAACGGATGCAGCTACCCGGGCGTGGACGACCAGGAGCGCGTCGCCTACCTGGACGGTCATCTGCGGGCCCTGCACCGGGCGATGGAGGCGGGCGTCGACGTGCGCGGCTACTTCGTGTGGTCGCTGCTCGACAACTTCGAGTGGGCGGAAGGGTACGAGCGCCGCTTCGGCCTGGTCCACGTGGACTTCGAGACCCTGGCCCGCACCCCGAAGGCGTCGTACGCCTGGCTGCGGGACGTCCTGCGGGCGCAGGGATGA
- a CDS encoding MFS transporter: MTTADRAPAVALAEPVERVGRGWTSALSLANGAIWVGWYGPLQILLASQAEDFAPGSGMSKETMLAWVTGVGAVASLAANPLFGALSDRTTSRRGRRTPWIVAGTAGGALSLLLLAGADGVWTMAAGWCLVQLTLNAAFAAVTAAVPDRVPRLQRGSVGGWLGAAQILGVVGGTGLATAAGGVGAGYVACAVFTTLGVLPYVLRYEDLRLAVEDRPAWSWRGFAAGFWLSPRKYPDLGWAWLTRFLMNLSNALVLLYLLYYLRDRLHHSDPEQGVLILTAVNGLTLLATVVVGGVWSDRIGRRKPFVIWSGLLMAVATAGLAVWQTWPGAIVAAAVLGIGFGVFTSVDFALMTDVLPKAGDRGKDLGVINVANALPQVAAPALAAPIVTYLGGYRVLYLVAAVVGLAGAVLVGRIKGVD; encoded by the coding sequence ATGACGACGGCGGACAGGGCCCCGGCGGTGGCCCTGGCCGAGCCCGTGGAGCGGGTGGGCCGGGGCTGGACGTCGGCCCTGTCCCTCGCCAACGGGGCGATCTGGGTGGGCTGGTACGGCCCGCTGCAGATCCTGCTGGCCTCGCAGGCCGAGGACTTCGCACCCGGCTCCGGCATGTCGAAGGAGACGATGCTGGCCTGGGTGACGGGTGTCGGCGCGGTGGCGTCCCTGGCCGCGAACCCCCTCTTCGGCGCGCTGTCGGACCGTACGACGTCCCGCCGGGGCCGCCGTACGCCGTGGATCGTGGCGGGCACGGCGGGCGGCGCCCTCTCTCTTCTGCTGCTCGCGGGAGCGGACGGCGTCTGGACCATGGCGGCGGGCTGGTGCCTGGTCCAGCTGACGCTGAACGCGGCCTTCGCCGCGGTGACGGCCGCCGTCCCCGACCGGGTCCCCCGGCTCCAGCGGGGCTCGGTGGGCGGCTGGCTGGGCGCCGCGCAGATCCTGGGCGTGGTCGGCGGCACGGGGCTCGCGACGGCCGCCGGGGGCGTCGGAGCGGGTTACGTGGCATGCGCGGTTTTCACGACGCTGGGCGTGCTGCCCTACGTACTGCGGTACGAGGATCTGCGGTTGGCGGTGGAGGACCGGCCCGCGTGGTCCTGGCGGGGCTTCGCGGCCGGGTTCTGGCTGAGCCCGCGGAAGTACCCCGACCTGGGCTGGGCCTGGCTGACCCGCTTCCTGATGAACCTGAGCAACGCGCTGGTGCTGCTGTACCTCCTCTACTACCTGCGAGACCGCCTGCACCACTCCGACCCCGAGCAGGGCGTGCTGATCCTGACGGCGGTGAACGGGCTGACCCTGCTCGCCACGGTGGTCGTCGGAGGCGTCTGGTCGGACCGGATCGGCAGACGCAAGCCGTTCGTGATCTGGTCGGGCCTGCTGATGGCGGTGGCGACGGCGGGCCTCGCGGTCTGGCAGACCTGGCCGGGGGCGATCGTCGCGGCGGCGGTGCTGGGCATCGGCTTCGGCGTGTTCACGTCGGTCGACTTCGCGCTGATGACGGACGTGCTGCCGAAGGCCGGGGACCGGGGCAAGGACCTGGGCGTCATCAACGTGGCCAACGCCCTGCCGCAGGTCGCGGCCCCCGCCCTGGCCGCGCCGATCGTCACCTACCTGGGCGGCTACCGGGTGCTGTATCTGGTGGCGGCGGTGGTCGGGCTGGCGGGGGCGGTTCTGGTGGGCCGGATCAAAGGGGTGGACTGA
- a CDS encoding NAD-dependent epimerase/dehydratase family protein, with translation MLTLVTGTTGQVGRRFVPRLLAQAVAGEKVRVLVRDAARGERFAELGAEVVVGDLRDAEALGKAVAGVDAVVNVAAAFRGVPDEEAWAVNRDAAVELGRAALASGVRRFVQVSTGLVYGLGRGRPLTEDDEVRPGGGAMWGAYPEAKGVAERELFALDGLDVRVGRLAFVYGEGDPHLAQSLMWAGDWAAAQRLHMVHHADVAQGLLRLLHAPGAAGRAYNIADDAPVTAVELHQLNGVDVPAGLYERTDPDPFFQLTSTERIRRELGYRPLYPSVYAARDAGAL, from the coding sequence ATGTTGACACTGGTGACGGGTACGACGGGACAGGTCGGCCGGCGTTTTGTGCCGAGGCTGCTGGCGCAGGCCGTGGCGGGGGAGAAGGTGCGGGTCCTGGTGCGCGACGCGGCGCGGGGGGAGCGGTTCGCGGAGCTGGGCGCCGAGGTCGTGGTCGGCGATCTGCGGGACGCGGAAGCGCTCGGCAAGGCGGTGGCCGGCGTCGACGCCGTGGTGAACGTGGCGGCGGCCTTCCGCGGGGTGCCGGACGAGGAGGCGTGGGCCGTCAACCGGGACGCGGCGGTGGAACTGGGCCGCGCCGCACTGGCCTCCGGGGTGCGGCGTTTCGTGCAGGTCAGCACGGGGCTGGTGTACGGCCTCGGGCGGGGCCGCCCGCTGACCGAGGACGACGAGGTCCGGCCCGGCGGCGGCGCGATGTGGGGCGCCTACCCCGAGGCGAAGGGGGTGGCCGAGCGGGAGCTGTTCGCGCTGGACGGCCTGGACGTGCGCGTCGGCCGCCTGGCCTTCGTCTACGGCGAGGGCGACCCCCACCTCGCCCAGTCGCTGATGTGGGCCGGCGACTGGGCGGCGGCCCAGCGGCTGCACATGGTCCATCACGCGGACGTCGCCCAGGGACTGCTGCGTCTCCTGCACGCGCCGGGAGCCGCCGGCCGGGCCTACAACATCGCCGACGACGCCCCCGTCACGGCGGTCGAACTGCACCAGCTCAACGGGGTCGACGTGCCCGCCGGGCTCTACGAGCGCACCGACCCGGACCCGTTCTTCCAGCTGACCTCCACCGAACGCATCCGCCGCGAACTCGGCTACCGCCCGCTGTACCCCAGCGTCTACGCGGCCCGGGACGCCGGAGCCCTCTGA
- a CDS encoding helix-turn-helix transcriptional regulator yields MNRAELADFLRRGRARLTPPDVGLTPGARRRTPGLRREEVAQLAGMSVDYYTRLEQCRGPRPSRQMLTALARALRLTADERDHLFHLIGEEPPRRETASTHVSPGLMLILDRLDDTSAQVVTDCGEVLAQNAMARALTLDVMSRPRRERNLARMYFLDPGARVLFPEEDRADHARAHVANLRAVTAARPDDPAPAALVAELRAGSAEFARLWEEHQVSLRHKATKRFLHPLVGLLDLDCEVLLSHEHRQLLIIHTARPGTESHERLRLLRVVGLQDMSPQATPPRRTG; encoded by the coding sequence GTGAACCGAGCCGAACTCGCCGACTTCCTGCGCCGTGGCCGGGCCCGTCTGACCCCGCCGGACGTGGGTCTGACGCCCGGGGCCCGCCGCCGTACGCCCGGACTGCGCCGCGAGGAGGTGGCCCAGCTGGCGGGTATGTCGGTCGACTACTACACGCGCCTGGAGCAGTGCCGGGGCCCGCGCCCGTCACGCCAGATGCTGACGGCACTGGCCCGCGCGCTGCGGCTGACCGCCGACGAGCGCGACCATCTGTTCCACCTCATCGGCGAGGAGCCGCCGCGCCGGGAGACGGCGTCGACGCACGTCTCGCCCGGGCTGATGCTGATCCTGGACCGCCTGGACGACACCTCGGCGCAGGTGGTGACCGACTGCGGGGAGGTGCTGGCCCAGAACGCGATGGCCAGGGCGCTGACCCTCGACGTGATGTCCCGCCCCCGACGGGAGCGGAACCTGGCCCGCATGTACTTCCTGGACCCGGGCGCGCGCGTCCTGTTCCCGGAGGAGGACCGGGCGGACCACGCCCGCGCCCATGTGGCCAATCTGCGCGCGGTGACCGCCGCCCGCCCCGACGACCCGGCCCCGGCCGCGCTGGTCGCCGAACTGCGCGCAGGAAGCGCAGAGTTCGCCCGCCTCTGGGAGGAGCACCAGGTGTCCCTGCGCCACAAGGCGACGAAACGCTTCCTGCACCCGCTGGTCGGCCTGCTGGACCTGGACTGCGAGGTCCTGCTCAGCCACGAGCACCGCCAACTCCTGATCATCCACACGGCCCGCCCGGGCACGGAGTCCCACGAACGGCTCCGGCTGCTGCGGGTGGTGGGGCTCCAGGACATGTCCCCGCAGGCAACGCCCCCTCGGCGGACGGGTTAG
- the era gene encoding GTPase Era produces the protein MSVRNQSSEQSAEAPHRAGFACFVGRPNAGKSTLTNALVGKKVAITSNRPQTTRHTVRGIVHRPDAQLILVDTPGLHKPRTLLGERLNDVVRATWAEVDVIGFCLPADEKLGPGDRFIAKELAGIKRTPKVAIVTKTDLVDSKTLAEQLIAIDQLGKELGFEWAEIVPVSAVGDQQVGLLADLLAPMLPESPPLYPEGDLTDEPEQVMVAELIREAALEGVRDELPHSIAVVVEEMLPREDRPAEKPLLDIHANIYIERPSQKGIIIGPKGKRLKDVGIKSRKQIEALLGTPVFLDLHVKVAKDWQRDPKQLRKLGF, from the coding sequence ATGAGCGTCCGTAACCAGTCATCCGAGCAGTCGGCCGAGGCCCCCCACCGCGCCGGCTTCGCCTGCTTCGTGGGCCGTCCCAACGCGGGCAAGTCCACCCTCACGAACGCTCTGGTCGGGAAGAAGGTGGCGATCACCTCGAACCGTCCGCAGACCACCCGGCACACGGTGCGGGGCATCGTGCACCGGCCGGACGCGCAGCTGATCCTGGTCGACACGCCGGGCCTGCACAAGCCGCGCACCCTCCTCGGCGAGCGGCTCAACGACGTCGTGCGCGCCACCTGGGCCGAGGTCGACGTCATCGGCTTCTGCCTGCCGGCCGACGAGAAGCTGGGCCCCGGCGACCGCTTCATCGCCAAGGAGCTCGCCGGGATCAAGCGGACCCCGAAGGTCGCGATCGTGACGAAGACCGACCTCGTGGACTCCAAGACGCTCGCCGAGCAGCTCATCGCGATCGACCAGCTCGGCAAGGAGCTGGGGTTCGAGTGGGCCGAGATCGTGCCGGTCTCGGCGGTCGGCGACCAGCAGGTCGGGCTGCTGGCGGACCTGCTCGCCCCGATGCTCCCGGAGAGCCCGCCGCTCTACCCCGAGGGCGACCTGACGGACGAGCCCGAGCAGGTGATGGTCGCCGAGCTGATCCGCGAGGCGGCGCTGGAGGGCGTACGGGACGAGCTGCCGCACTCCATCGCGGTCGTCGTCGAGGAGATGCTCCCGCGCGAGGACCGGCCGGCGGAGAAGCCGCTGCTCGACATCCACGCCAACATCTACATCGAGCGCCCCAGCCAGAAGGGCATCATCATCGGCCCCAAGGGCAAGCGCCTGAAGGACGTCGGCATCAAGTCCCGCAAGCAGATCGAGGCACTGCTCGGCACACCCGTCTTCCTGGATCTGCACGTGAAGGTCGCGAAGGACTGGCAGCGCGACCCGAAGCAGCTGCGCAAGCTGGGGTTCTGA
- a CDS encoding ammonium transporter has translation MTLAAAHANTGDTAWLLAATALVLLMTPGLALFYGGMVRTKSVLNMLMMSFVSIALVTVVWLTAGYSLAFGDDAGGGLIGGLDHAGMAGLGPDSVQGTVPTLLFATFQLTFAIITAALISGAIADRAKFGAWLVFVPVWALLVYVPVAHWVWGPGGWILDRLGALDFAGGLPVEITSGASGLALCLVLGPRLGFKKDAMRPHNLPMVMLGAGLLWFGWFGFNAGSALGANGLAAAAFLNTLAAGCTGLLGWLFVEQKRDGHPTTLGAASGAVAGLVAITPSCGSVSLLGALVVGLAAGVVCSYAVGWKFRLNYDDSLDVVGVHLVGGITGTLLIGVFAVDTMTGGAEGVLYGGGLGQLGKQLVAVVVVGAYAFTVTYGIGKVLDKTIGLRAHEDHEHTGLDLTVHAETAYDHGVLGHGAQVGSHSLLSAQKVKPQE, from the coding sequence GTGACTCTGGCCGCCGCCCACGCGAACACCGGCGACACCGCCTGGCTGCTCGCCGCCACCGCCCTCGTCCTGCTGATGACCCCGGGTCTGGCGCTCTTCTACGGCGGCATGGTCCGCACGAAGAGCGTCCTCAACATGCTCATGATGAGCTTCGTGTCGATCGCGCTGGTCACCGTGGTGTGGCTGACGGCCGGCTACTCGCTCGCTTTCGGCGACGACGCCGGGGGCGGGCTGATCGGCGGCCTGGACCATGCCGGGATGGCGGGCCTCGGCCCGGACAGCGTGCAGGGCACGGTCCCCACCCTGCTCTTCGCCACCTTCCAGCTCACCTTCGCGATCATCACCGCCGCCCTGATCAGCGGCGCGATCGCGGACCGGGCGAAGTTCGGCGCGTGGCTGGTCTTCGTACCGGTCTGGGCGCTCCTCGTATACGTTCCCGTCGCGCACTGGGTGTGGGGCCCCGGTGGCTGGATCCTCGACCGGCTCGGCGCCCTCGACTTCGCCGGCGGTCTTCCCGTCGAGATCACCTCGGGCGCCTCGGGACTGGCGTTGTGCCTGGTCCTGGGCCCGCGCCTGGGCTTCAAGAAGGACGCGATGCGTCCGCACAACCTGCCCATGGTGATGCTGGGCGCGGGTCTGCTCTGGTTCGGCTGGTTCGGCTTCAACGCGGGCTCCGCCCTCGGCGCGAACGGCCTGGCGGCCGCCGCCTTCCTCAACACCCTCGCCGCCGGCTGCACCGGTCTGCTCGGCTGGCTCTTCGTCGAGCAGAAGCGCGACGGTCACCCGACGACGCTGGGCGCGGCGTCCGGCGCGGTCGCGGGCCTGGTGGCCATCACGCCCTCCTGCGGCTCGGTCTCCCTGCTCGGCGCCCTGGTCGTCGGCCTGGCGGCCGGTGTCGTCTGCTCCTACGCCGTGGGCTGGAAGTTCCGGCTGAACTACGACGACTCCCTCGACGTGGTCGGTGTCCACCTGGTCGGCGGGATCACCGGCACGCTCCTCATCGGCGTCTTCGCGGTGGACACCATGACCGGCGGCGCCGAGGGCGTGCTCTACGGCGGCGGGCTCGGCCAGCTCGGCAAGCAGCTGGTCGCCGTGGTCGTCGTGGGGGCGTACGCCTTCACCGTCACGTACGGCATCGGCAAGGTGCTCGACAAGACGATCGGCCTGCGCGCGCACGAGGACCACGAGCACACCGGCCTGGACCTTACGGTGCACGCCGAGACCGCATACGATCACGGCGTCCTGGGCCACGGCGCCCAGGTCGGCTCGCACTCCCTCCTCTCCGCCCAGAAGGTCAAGCCACAGGAATGA
- a CDS encoding P-II family nitrogen regulator: MKLITAIVKPYRLDEVKTALQELGVHGLTVTEASGYGRQRGHTEVYRGAEYQVDLVPKVRIEVVVEDAASEAVIDAIVRAAHTGKIGDGKVWAVPVETVVRVRTGERGPDAL; this comes from the coding sequence ATGAAGCTCATCACCGCGATCGTCAAGCCCTACCGCCTCGACGAGGTCAAGACGGCCCTCCAGGAGCTGGGCGTGCACGGCCTGACCGTGACCGAGGCCAGCGGCTACGGCCGGCAGCGCGGCCACACCGAGGTGTACCGGGGTGCCGAGTACCAGGTCGACCTCGTGCCCAAGGTGCGCATCGAGGTCGTCGTCGAGGACGCCGCGTCCGAAGCCGTGATCGACGCGATCGTGCGGGCCGCGCACACCGGGAAGATCGGTGACGGCAAGGTGTGGGCGGTGCCGGTCGAGACGGTCGTGCGGGTGCGGACGGGTGAGCGCGGGCCCGACGCGCTCTAG
- a CDS encoding WxL protein peptidoglycan domain-containing protein: MRKPYVLLLPLLLFLTLATPARAADNGSWSVYPVSSAVAARPYFYVSADPGQTIEDKVVVANKTDEPLTFRLYAADAYNTARDGGFAVKSLGEKMRGVGAWAELAKDRVTVPGGAAVTVPFSVRVPAGAEPGDHPGAIVALDERVEQGDGGVALGVQRAVGARVLLQVGGPTLPALAVENVEISHDQPLIPGFGDSTATISYTLHNTGNVTLAPKVELKATGLFGRTLLTRDLKKLPSQLLPGQRVRLTERWRDAPHLDRTDVRLTATAQNTKESATASFVAVPWLVVGVVAAAIAAGVRLAIGRRRRLAGPSRPGERGTARAALTDPPTKTGRRAGA; the protein is encoded by the coding sequence ATGCGCAAGCCGTACGTCCTCCTCCTGCCGCTGCTGTTGTTCCTGACGCTCGCGACCCCCGCCCGCGCCGCCGACAACGGCAGCTGGTCGGTCTACCCCGTCTCCTCGGCCGTCGCCGCGCGGCCCTACTTCTACGTTTCCGCCGATCCCGGCCAGACGATCGAGGACAAGGTCGTCGTCGCCAACAAGACGGACGAGCCCCTCACCTTCCGGCTGTACGCGGCCGACGCCTACAACACCGCGCGCGACGGTGGCTTCGCCGTGAAGTCGCTCGGCGAGAAGATGCGCGGCGTGGGCGCCTGGGCCGAGCTGGCGAAGGACCGGGTCACCGTGCCCGGCGGCGCCGCGGTCACCGTGCCGTTCAGTGTCCGGGTGCCCGCGGGCGCCGAGCCCGGCGATCATCCGGGGGCGATCGTCGCCCTCGACGAACGGGTCGAACAGGGCGACGGCGGGGTCGCGCTGGGCGTCCAGCGGGCCGTCGGCGCCCGGGTCCTCCTCCAGGTCGGCGGGCCCACCTTGCCCGCGCTCGCCGTCGAGAACGTCGAGATCAGCCACGACCAGCCGCTGATCCCCGGCTTCGGCGACAGCACGGCGACGATCTCCTACACCCTGCACAACACCGGCAACGTCACCCTCGCACCGAAGGTGGAGCTGAAGGCGACGGGCCTGTTCGGCCGCACCCTGCTGACCCGGGACCTGAAGAAACTGCCCTCCCAGCTCCTCCCCGGCCAACGCGTCCGCCTCACCGAACGCTGGCGCGACGCCCCTCATCTCGACCGGACCGACGTCAGGCTGACGGCGACCGCCCAGAACACGAAGGAGTCCGCGACAGCGTCCTTCGTGGCGGTGCCGTGGCTGGTGGTCGGGGTGGTGGCGGCGGCGATCGCAGCAGGGGTACGGCTGGCGATCGGACGACGGCGAAGGCTCGCAGGGCCCAGCCGCCCGGGGGAGCGGGGGACTGCGCGAGCAGCCCTCACGGACCCGCCGACGAAGACCGGCCGGCGCGCCGGGGCTTGA
- a CDS encoding beta-xylosidase, which produces MGSPRSSGSTRGSRRRRWASLLGATALAVTAGGALAAPAGAASNVDFPTHCIPPAIAGIPPIDGTTTGKITADNTSPDVGDTVTVTYTVVTPAASNPTDLALPADIMTPTGKVTLGGAQSGSVTVTGPKKNDPVPGKGAFPSFSMTGTFTVTTPGAITLSPGDYNIHTSYILELDTPCTVTDPPAPVSETVTAADNPPANTRAISLGSASGSPGAAVAVTGSGFTAGASVTLAGRSAAAQTADTATVTADAQGGISGSLVVSDLTTTGVVAYEGGAWSTDLGAGPVAYVVIDDQPVPEGSQKVTTTVRAGTLSMSQAGDAVQLSAVDFGQGGASTGALRTVTVKDFRGGPAGWSLTGKVTDFSGPGAKIDAGKLSWTPACTTKAGSPSTCQAGSAGAIGASGATLASTPDGTVTGGEFTADAGLSLDVPSFTPPGSYAGVLTLTLT; this is translated from the coding sequence ATGGGTTCACCCCGAAGTTCCGGAAGCACCCGAGGTTCCCGAAGACGGCGCTGGGCGTCGCTGCTCGGGGCGACCGCGCTCGCGGTCACCGCCGGCGGGGCGCTGGCGGCCCCGGCCGGCGCCGCGTCCAACGTGGACTTCCCCACGCACTGCATCCCGCCGGCCATCGCCGGCATCCCGCCGATCGACGGCACGACCACCGGGAAGATCACGGCGGACAACACCAGCCCCGACGTCGGCGACACCGTCACCGTCACGTACACCGTGGTCACACCCGCCGCGAGCAACCCCACCGACCTGGCCCTGCCGGCCGACATCATGACGCCGACGGGCAAGGTCACCCTCGGTGGCGCGCAGAGCGGCAGCGTCACGGTCACGGGGCCGAAGAAGAACGACCCGGTGCCCGGCAAGGGAGCCTTCCCGTCGTTCTCCATGACCGGCACCTTCACGGTCACCACGCCCGGCGCGATCACCCTCTCGCCCGGCGACTACAACATCCACACCAGCTACATCCTGGAGCTGGACACCCCCTGCACGGTGACCGACCCGCCCGCCCCGGTGTCGGAGACCGTCACCGCCGCCGACAACCCGCCGGCCAACACCCGGGCGATCTCGCTCGGTTCGGCCTCCGGCAGTCCGGGCGCGGCCGTCGCCGTGACCGGCAGCGGCTTCACCGCGGGCGCGAGCGTCACACTGGCCGGGCGCTCCGCGGCCGCCCAGACCGCGGACACGGCGACCGTGACCGCGGACGCGCAGGGCGGCATCTCCGGCTCGCTCGTCGTCAGCGACCTCACCACGACCGGTGTCGTGGCGTACGAGGGCGGCGCGTGGAGCACGGACCTCGGTGCCGGGCCGGTCGCGTACGTCGTCATCGACGACCAGCCGGTACCCGAGGGCAGTCAGAAGGTGACCACCACGGTCCGGGCGGGCACCCTGTCGATGTCCCAGGCCGGGGACGCCGTCCAGCTGTCCGCGGTCGACTTCGGCCAGGGCGGGGCCTCGACCGGCGCGCTGCGGACCGTGACCGTCAAGGACTTCCGCGGCGGTCCCGCGGGCTGGTCCCTGACCGGCAAGGTCACCGACTTCAGCGGCCCCGGCGCCAAGATCGACGCCGGCAAGCTGAGCTGGACGCCCGCGTGCACCACCAAGGCGGGCAGCCCGAGCACCTGTCAGGCCGGTTCGGCGGGCGCGATCGGCGCCTCCGGGGCGACCCTGGCGTCCACGCCCGACGGCACGGTCACCGGCGGCGAGTTCACCGCCGACGCCGGACTCTCCCTCGACGTACCGTCGTTCACGCCTCCGGGCAGCTACGCCGGCGTCCTGACCCTCACGCTCACCTGA
- a CDS encoding cytidine deaminase: protein MTDSNALDPEDRKIVTLARSARARNGVPEGAAVRDETGRTYVAGTVDLPSLRLSALQTAVAMAVASGAESLEAAAVVTASEAAAEADLAAVRDLGGAGTPVLVAAPDGTVRLTVSAG from the coding sequence ATGACCGACAGCAACGCGCTCGACCCCGAGGACCGCAAGATCGTCACCCTGGCCCGTTCCGCGCGGGCCCGTAACGGTGTGCCCGAGGGGGCCGCCGTACGGGACGAGACAGGACGTACCTATGTCGCGGGGACGGTGGATCTGCCGTCGCTGCGGCTGAGCGCGCTCCAGACGGCGGTGGCGATGGCGGTGGCCTCGGGCGCCGAGTCGCTGGAGGCGGCGGCGGTGGTGACCGCGTCGGAGGCGGCCGCCGAGGCGGATCTGGCCGCCGTACGGGATCTCGGTGGGGCGGGGACCCCGGTGCTGGTGGCCGCACCGGACGGGACCGTTCGGCTCACCGTCTCCGCAGGCTGA
- a CDS encoding MmcQ/YjbR family DNA-binding protein: protein MTPQELRALCLSFNAAVEDFPFRPETSVFKVGGKMFALTTLDARPLTVNLKCDPDDAGRLRAEHEGLIVPGWHMNKRHWNTVTVDGELSDRLVRELVEDSYDLVVAGLPRAERLRLDRP, encoded by the coding sequence GTGACGCCCCAGGAACTGCGGGCCTTGTGCCTCTCCTTCAACGCGGCGGTCGAGGACTTCCCCTTCCGGCCCGAGACCTCGGTGTTCAAGGTCGGCGGCAAGATGTTCGCCCTGACGACCCTGGACGCCCGGCCGCTGACGGTGAACCTCAAGTGCGATCCGGACGACGCGGGGCGTCTGCGCGCGGAGCACGAGGGGCTGATCGTCCCGGGGTGGCACATGAACAAGCGGCACTGGAACACGGTGACGGTCGACGGAGAGCTCTCCGACCGCCTGGTCCGGGAGCTCGTCGAGGACTCCTACGACCTGGTGGTCGCCGGTCTGCCGCGGGCCGAGCGGCTGCGGCTCGACCGGCCCTGA